A stretch of Nitrospirota bacterium DNA encodes these proteins:
- a CDS encoding cation:proton antiporter — translation MENTYAIAAVWIGLALVATFLGTRLRISNALMEIVIGIAAGAGATHFFGPDALGAKLPWLTFLAGTGAVVLTFLAGAELDPGTMRTKWKEVSLVGLVSFAAPFLGCAAIARFVLGWSPHSSWLAGIALSTTSMAVVYAVMLETGFNRTEFGKGILGACFVTDLGTVVALGLMFAPFTWKTGVFVLGSVAAFILLPLVTPHLINHYANRTAAFRTKWVLFILFSLGALALWAGSEAVLPAYIAGMLLSKDLSADHQFIRRLRTLTIGFLSPFYFLRAGSLVSVPALIAAPLVFLALFGGKIATKIFGLVPIVGLFRRNPKERWYYTLLMSTGLTFGTISALFGLTHGIVTQDQYSHLVAVVIGSAVVPTLVAGAVFLPRHLLTPQVTARLAADAEAVKARRDLQPPEPPEEG, via the coding sequence ATGGAAAACACCTACGCGATCGCCGCCGTCTGGATCGGCCTCGCCCTCGTGGCCACGTTTCTGGGGACCCGTCTCCGCATTTCGAACGCCCTCATGGAAATTGTCATCGGCATCGCCGCCGGGGCCGGGGCGACCCACTTTTTCGGTCCCGACGCCCTGGGCGCCAAACTCCCCTGGCTGACCTTCCTGGCCGGAACCGGCGCGGTGGTCCTGACGTTTCTCGCGGGCGCCGAACTCGATCCGGGCACCATGCGCACGAAGTGGAAAGAAGTGTCGCTGGTCGGCCTCGTGAGCTTCGCGGCCCCGTTTCTCGGCTGCGCAGCCATCGCACGGTTTGTCCTCGGATGGTCGCCCCATTCAAGCTGGCTCGCGGGCATCGCGCTCTCAACCACCTCGATGGCGGTCGTGTACGCCGTCATGCTGGAGACCGGCTTCAATCGAACGGAATTCGGAAAAGGCATTCTCGGCGCCTGCTTCGTGACGGATCTCGGAACGGTGGTCGCTCTGGGGCTAATGTTTGCTCCCTTTACATGGAAGACCGGCGTGTTCGTCCTCGGCTCCGTCGCGGCTTTCATTCTGCTTCCTCTCGTCACCCCGCACCTCATCAATCACTACGCAAACCGGACCGCGGCGTTCCGCACCAAATGGGTCCTGTTCATCCTCTTTAGCCTCGGCGCGCTCGCCCTCTGGGCGGGCAGCGAGGCCGTTCTCCCCGCCTACATCGCGGGGATGCTGCTTTCGAAAGATCTCTCCGCCGATCATCAGTTCATCAGGAGGCTGCGCACGCTCACCATCGGCTTCCTCAGCCCGTTCTACTTCCTGCGCGCAGGGTCGCTTGTTTCGGTCCCGGCCCTTATCGCGGCACCGCTGGTTTTCCTCGCCCTTTTCGGCGGAAAAATCGCCACGAAAATATTCGGCCTCGTCCCGATCGTCGGCCTCTTCAGGCGAAACCCCAAGGAGCGCTGGTACTACACGCTGCTGATGTCCACCGGTCTGACCTTCGGCACGATCTCGGCGCTGTTCGGTCTCACGCACGGCATCGTGACACAGGATCAATACTCACACCTTGTAGCGGTCGTCATCGGCTCAGCCGTGGTGCCGACGCTGGTCGCAGGCGCGGTATTTCTGCCCCGCCATCTCCTGACCCCCCAGGTGACGGCCCGCCTCGCGGCGGATGCGGAAGCCGTGAAGGCGCGGCGGGACCTCCAGCCACCCGAACCCCCGGAGGAGGGATAG
- a CDS encoding YitT family protein, with protein MGLNGFLRSSNFIDGGVTGVSMLVSKITPLPLSFWLPVVNLPFIAVGYRYIGRAFAVRSVVAIAGLAAAVALIPYPDVTPDKLLTAVFGGFFLGAGIGLAVRGGAVLDGTEIAALLISRRIHALRVGDLILGFNVVLFLVAMSVLGVEAALYSILTYMAAAKTLDFVLYGLEEFTAVTIVSRQSDAIRQTITGEMGRGVTAFQGYGGMHREGRDILLCVVTRLEVGRVKEIVRSLDEKAFVTCHALSDAEGGVIKKTRLR; from the coding sequence ATGGGGCTGAATGGGTTTCTGCGGTCAAGCAATTTTATCGACGGAGGCGTGACGGGCGTCTCCATGTTGGTCTCGAAAATTACGCCGCTACCCCTGTCGTTCTGGCTGCCGGTGGTCAACCTGCCCTTCATTGCCGTGGGGTACCGATACATCGGGCGGGCCTTCGCCGTGCGAAGCGTTGTTGCCATCGCGGGCCTCGCCGCAGCCGTCGCCTTGATTCCCTACCCTGATGTCACCCCGGATAAGCTGCTGACCGCGGTATTCGGCGGCTTTTTCCTCGGCGCGGGCATCGGGCTTGCGGTGAGGGGAGGGGCGGTCCTTGACGGCACGGAGATTGCCGCTCTTTTGATCAGCCGGCGTATTCACGCGCTGAGAGTGGGCGACCTCATCCTGGGCTTCAATGTCGTGCTGTTTCTCGTGGCCATGTCGGTCCTTGGGGTGGAAGCGGCGCTCTATTCCATCCTCACGTACATGGCTGCCGCCAAAACCCTCGATTTCGTCCTCTACGGCTTGGAGGAGTTCACGGCGGTCACCATTGTCTCCCGGCAGAGCGATGCGATTCGGCAAACCATCACCGGCGAGATGGGCCGCGGTGTCACGGCGTTTCAAGGGTATGGAGGAATGCATCGGGAGGGCCGGGACATTCTGCTGTGCGTCGTGACTCGATTGGAGGTCGGAAGGGTGAAGGAAATCGTTCGATCGCTGGACGAGAAGGCCTTCGTGACCTGTCACGCGTTGTCGGACGCCGAGGGAGGCGTCATCAAGAAGACCCGCTTGCGATAG
- a CDS encoding cation:proton antiporter — protein sequence MSSAGGPAPLVQDIGFCLILSGILCVLFTRLKIPTIAAFLVAGVLVGPEVGGFVTDKGNIETIASLGLTLLLLVIGLEMDVKKLLESGKTLILSGLLQFPLCVAFGYAVTLALRSTGWSMVSGTYVPIYVGFTVAASSTLLVVKLLQEKYQMDTVVGRVGLGILIFQDIWSIVVLAVQPNFQNPEMGTVGLTFLGIGIVLLTSILLAKYVLPTAFKWIAKTPELMLVVATGWCFGLGAFGANLEHILALIGIHLHLSVTMEMGALIAGATIAGLPYAHEVVTKVAVVRDFFVTLFFVGLGMGIPRPESIDILIWAAILGAICVLARYVVFFPLMYFTGLDRRNAFVGATKLAQISEFCLVIAYLGLGFDHLESRMVSAVIFGFVITALGTPALFVVADTLHDRLGSLLSLLGFKIPPVIHASASEEESPEVVLLGFHRVASSLLHEIKRTRPEMLKRMLVIDFNVALHAKISATGARVKYGDISNTESLHHLGIDQAQVIICTIQDDVLKGTSNTQLARNLRHLNPTAMIIVNAVTLDSVPSMYRAGANYVYLARIETATALVPAIEAGLGGQESLESYKRGQEAARGVISSREEALP from the coding sequence TTGAGCAGTGCCGGGGGTCCGGCGCCGCTTGTGCAGGATATTGGGTTTTGCCTCATCCTGTCGGGGATTCTTTGCGTTCTGTTCACTCGCCTGAAGATACCCACGATCGCTGCCTTCCTGGTGGCCGGCGTCCTCGTAGGGCCGGAAGTCGGCGGGTTCGTCACCGACAAGGGCAATATCGAAACTATCGCCAGCTTGGGCCTGACCCTCCTGCTTCTTGTCATTGGGCTGGAAATGGACGTCAAGAAACTGCTCGAGAGCGGCAAGACGCTCATCCTCTCGGGCCTCCTTCAATTCCCGTTGTGCGTTGCCTTTGGATACGCGGTAACTCTGGCCCTAAGGTCCACCGGTTGGTCAATGGTTTCCGGCACCTATGTGCCGATCTACGTCGGGTTCACGGTGGCGGCGTCCTCAACCCTTCTTGTGGTCAAACTGCTTCAGGAGAAATATCAGATGGACACGGTGGTGGGCCGCGTCGGACTCGGCATCCTGATTTTCCAAGATATTTGGTCCATCGTTGTACTGGCGGTACAGCCCAATTTCCAGAACCCGGAGATGGGAACGGTCGGTCTAACATTTCTGGGCATCGGCATCGTCCTGCTGACGTCCATCCTCCTGGCCAAATACGTCCTGCCTACGGCCTTCAAGTGGATCGCGAAGACGCCCGAGCTCATGCTGGTGGTGGCGACAGGCTGGTGCTTTGGATTGGGTGCGTTCGGCGCCAATCTGGAGCACATTCTGGCACTGATCGGAATTCATCTGCACCTTTCGGTCACCATGGAAATGGGCGCGCTTATCGCCGGAGCGACGATCGCCGGCCTCCCTTATGCTCACGAAGTGGTCACAAAAGTGGCCGTCGTGCGCGACTTTTTCGTGACTCTTTTCTTTGTCGGCCTGGGGATGGGCATTCCCCGACCCGAGAGCATCGACATCCTTATTTGGGCCGCGATCCTTGGAGCCATTTGCGTTCTCGCCCGATACGTCGTGTTCTTCCCACTCATGTACTTCACGGGCCTGGACCGCCGAAACGCTTTCGTCGGAGCGACCAAGCTCGCTCAGATCTCGGAATTCTGTTTGGTCATCGCATATCTGGGGCTCGGCTTCGATCACCTTGAGAGCAGGATGGTCAGCGCCGTCATCTTCGGATTCGTGATTACAGCGCTCGGTACGCCCGCGCTTTTCGTCGTGGCCGATACGCTGCACGACCGTTTGGGATCACTGCTTTCTCTTCTCGGTTTCAAGATACCGCCCGTTATCCACGCATCGGCCTCTGAAGAGGAATCCCCCGAGGTGGTCCTGCTCGGTTTCCACCGCGTCGCTTCGTCCCTATTGCACGAAATCAAGCGAACACGCCCTGAAATGCTGAAAAGAATGTTGGTGATCGACTTTAACGTGGCCCTGCATGCCAAGATTTCCGCCACGGGGGCCCGTGTGAAATACGGCGATATCTCCAACACGGAATCGCTGCATCACCTGGGTATCGATCAGGCGCAGGTGATCATCTGCACCATTCAAGACGATGTCTTGAAAGGCACCTCAAACACCCAGCTCGCCAGGAATCTCCGCCATCTCAACCCCACGGCCATGATCATCGTGAACGCCGTGACTCTGGATTCCGTACCGTCGATGTACCGGGCGGGAGCGAATTACGTCTACCTCGCCCGGATTGAGACGGCCACGGCATTGGTGCCGGCCATCGAAGCCGGATTGGGGGGCCAAGAATCGCTCGAAAGCTACAAACGTGGTCAGGAGGCGGCGCGGGGCGTGATCTCCTCCCGCGAAGAAGCGCTTCCCTGA
- a CDS encoding zf-TFIIB domain-containing protein, with product MDEKTYENIPLMKCPDCKGVWFEGDALKQLLQIALRPQTNLFFNI from the coding sequence TTGGATGAGAAGACCTATGAAAACATCCCGCTCATGAAATGCCCCGACTGCAAGGGCGTGTGGTTCGAAGGGGACGCTCTGAAGCAACTCCTCCAAATCGCACTTCGCCCGCAAACCAACCTGTTCTTCAACATCTGA
- a CDS encoding response regulator transcription factor, with the protein MSEAGRVMIVEDQKLTRLMLALFIDQQTEYAVAGSASTAEEAMALLPRVKPDVVLMDLGLPGMNGIEAIRKIKSESPNVEVIVLTIFDRDEAVFESLKAGASGYLLKDSTPEDIVAALDTLTKHDGAPMSPVIAKRVLEEFRRNTATGTPTTLLTRREREILELLARGSAYKQIADTLKISFGTVQSHIKNLYQKLQVNSKTEAVSRAMGRPIRE; encoded by the coding sequence GTGTCCGAGGCCGGCCGAGTCATGATCGTGGAGGATCAGAAGCTCACGAGGCTGATGCTCGCCTTGTTCATCGATCAACAAACCGAGTATGCGGTTGCCGGGTCAGCGTCGACTGCGGAGGAAGCCATGGCGCTCCTGCCCCGAGTTAAGCCGGATGTGGTGCTGATGGACCTGGGCCTGCCCGGAATGAACGGCATCGAGGCGATACGCAAAATCAAGAGCGAGTCGCCCAATGTCGAAGTCATTGTTCTGACGATTTTCGACCGTGACGAGGCCGTGTTCGAGTCCCTGAAGGCGGGCGCGAGCGGATACCTATTGAAAGACTCGACTCCGGAAGACATCGTCGCCGCCCTCGATACCCTGACGAAGCATGACGGAGCCCCGATGTCTCCCGTCATTGCCAAACGCGTATTGGAGGAGTTCCGAAGAAACACCGCCACCGGGACACCCACCACGCTCCTCACGCGAAGGGAAAGGGAAATCTTGGAACTTCTCGCCCGTGGGTCCGCCTACAAGCAGATCGCCGACACGCTCAAAATCTCCTTCGGAACCGTACAGAGCCACATCAAGAACCTTTACCAGAAACTTCAGGTTAACTCGAAAACGGAAGCCGTGAGCAGAGCGATGGGCAGACCTATTCGCGAATAG
- a CDS encoding sensor histidine kinase, with translation MFEKVKKSGDLGVVVEREGRSYRAVLHPSQPGGGHRFGSSYNIRLLIVLAFFLTGLLVYLRGASELTRKVFMEFAGAGALMALTWWPAYSENAIPETRLFAAIFATGNFAAGLTIVELIRFLSIFPSPRIPLRRLPVLTWALRAYIILATAVLFRWDSPLLFWALWTVGLPLVVILLFDTYLRAPLAVNRTRMEWIFIGLAASLTLAVFLHVPRVVLREASLLDEEWNLLVLLPIPIAMGLAVESWRIVRVNRLLESSIAIITGLLVLAVIYGALFLILSHTHVPVGLYRRSVMMSGLAASGIVVSLLYLQREKLLIVARRLLRGEESPRPQAVEMEQTRLFDATEPDAVVVQLRGALDRLFQPAWLVAWIRRPSGAPRRYGFGDEDGRAEAEATLSKHHLTLEARLKIQRRAMLLAEVHDLDGVSPSLLDAAFAPMLDRNGQVLGVVGIGPRVDCRLYDRESLDSLTRLVGKAGLLIELLIERSEYDAAIEGEQRSRERLGREIHDTVGSELTNIILLAQSFKNTGAGVPSRVPNVEQLFGLIEKRARSGLEEVRTVSWSLRSQETDQDFLDWLKRYAADSLTPLGIELEFKNPPDAAGTRDSSALRPELRLHLSRIFQEALSNVIRHAAAKRVIVHWSREDGRLRLAIQDDGVGFDPERLNGSLSTGLENMLHRARTVGGVLQIASEPRTGTRVEVVVGRA, from the coding sequence TTGTTCGAGAAGGTTAAGAAAAGCGGCGATCTCGGAGTCGTTGTCGAGCGGGAGGGAAGGTCTTATCGAGCGGTCCTCCACCCCTCCCAGCCGGGGGGCGGTCATCGTTTCGGGTCGAGCTACAACATACGACTCCTCATCGTACTTGCATTTTTTCTCACCGGACTTCTCGTCTACCTTCGCGGAGCTTCGGAACTCACGCGGAAAGTGTTCATGGAATTTGCCGGGGCAGGCGCACTCATGGCGCTGACGTGGTGGCCGGCCTACTCGGAGAACGCCATTCCTGAGACTCGGCTCTTTGCGGCCATATTTGCCACCGGCAACTTTGCGGCGGGCCTGACGATTGTCGAGTTGATTCGCTTCCTCAGCATCTTCCCCTCCCCCCGTATTCCCTTGCGAAGGCTTCCCGTTCTTACGTGGGCTCTCAGGGCGTACATCATTCTGGCGACGGCCGTATTGTTCCGTTGGGATTCGCCGCTCCTCTTCTGGGCGCTTTGGACCGTGGGCCTGCCCTTGGTCGTCATCCTCCTGTTCGATACGTATCTCCGAGCGCCCTTGGCGGTGAACCGAACCCGCATGGAGTGGATTTTCATCGGCCTTGCGGCCAGCCTGACGCTCGCCGTGTTTCTCCACGTCCCGAGAGTTGTCCTGCGTGAAGCATCGCTCCTCGATGAGGAGTGGAATCTCCTTGTCCTGCTGCCGATTCCCATCGCAATGGGATTGGCGGTGGAGTCCTGGAGAATTGTCCGGGTGAATCGATTGCTGGAATCCAGCATCGCTATCATCACCGGTCTGCTTGTCTTGGCCGTCATTTATGGCGCGCTTTTTCTCATCCTTTCCCACACGCACGTGCCGGTCGGCCTGTATCGCCGGTCCGTCATGATGTCCGGCCTCGCCGCCAGCGGCATTGTGGTCTCTCTGCTCTACCTTCAACGCGAGAAGCTGCTCATCGTGGCCCGTCGCCTGTTGCGTGGAGAGGAGAGTCCCCGCCCGCAGGCGGTCGAGATGGAACAGACGCGGTTGTTCGATGCGACGGAACCCGATGCGGTTGTCGTTCAATTGCGAGGGGCTCTGGATCGACTGTTCCAGCCGGCGTGGCTGGTGGCGTGGATTCGCCGGCCCAGTGGGGCGCCGCGAAGATACGGGTTCGGCGATGAGGATGGTCGCGCCGAGGCCGAGGCGACTCTTTCGAAACATCATTTGACACTGGAAGCCCGGCTCAAGATTCAGAGACGCGCGATGCTTCTGGCTGAGGTGCACGACCTTGATGGAGTGAGCCCTTCGCTTCTCGATGCCGCGTTCGCGCCCATGCTCGACCGCAATGGCCAAGTTCTGGGCGTGGTGGGTATCGGACCCCGAGTGGACTGTCGGTTATACGACCGGGAATCGCTGGACAGTCTCACCCGACTGGTGGGGAAAGCGGGTCTGTTGATCGAACTTCTCATCGAACGGTCGGAGTACGATGCGGCCATCGAAGGGGAGCAGCGGAGTCGAGAACGACTCGGCCGGGAGATCCACGACACGGTCGGCTCGGAATTGACCAACATTATCCTTCTCGCCCAGTCGTTCAAGAACACAGGCGCCGGAGTGCCGAGCCGGGTTCCGAATGTGGAGCAGTTGTTCGGGCTGATCGAAAAACGGGCCCGGTCAGGCCTGGAGGAAGTTCGAACGGTCAGTTGGTCCCTTCGGTCCCAGGAGACGGATCAGGATTTTCTGGATTGGCTCAAGCGATATGCCGCCGACAGCCTCACTCCGTTGGGAATCGAACTTGAATTCAAGAATCCGCCCGACGCCGCCGGAACCCGCGATTCCAGCGCGCTTCGCCCCGAACTACGCTTGCACCTGTCGCGAATTTTCCAGGAAGCGCTGTCCAACGTCATTCGACATGCCGCCGCCAAACGCGTGATCGTCCATTGGAGTCGAGAGGATGGCCGCCTCCGACTGGCGATCCAGGACGACGGCGTGGGATTCGATCCGGAAAGGTTGAATGGATCCCTGTCCACGGGTTTGGAAAACATGCTCCACCGCGCGAGGACCGTTGGCGGTGTCCTGCAGATTGCTTCTGAACCAAGGACCGGGACCCGGGTTGAAGTGGTCGTGGGAAGGGCGTGA
- a CDS encoding alpha/beta fold hydrolase, with product MIKRKLFIKSAGKLEALIEAHPGSPAEAVIVCHPHPQYGGDMNHGVVMAAYDWAKEAKCLGVRFNFRGVGQSEGTFDNGDGEQADLAAVVDYVRREYRVKRVTVVGYSFGAWVAFRFARVGGRAESLILISPPVSIISPWDPPPAPMNVGIVYGSEDAFCLRDIVDGLAASLGARVHVVGGADHFWSGREGDIPAALDELLPRFRAAQ from the coding sequence ATGATCAAGAGGAAGCTGTTCATCAAGAGCGCGGGAAAACTGGAAGCCCTGATCGAGGCTCATCCGGGGAGCCCTGCCGAGGCGGTGATCGTGTGTCACCCACACCCACAGTATGGCGGCGACATGAACCACGGCGTCGTCATGGCTGCGTATGACTGGGCCAAAGAGGCCAAGTGCCTTGGGGTCCGGTTCAACTTCAGAGGGGTCGGGCAAAGCGAGGGGACATTCGACAACGGGGATGGAGAGCAAGCGGACCTGGCGGCCGTGGTGGACTATGTGCGCCGCGAATATCGCGTCAAGCGGGTGACGGTGGTGGGCTATTCCTTCGGCGCATGGGTGGCGTTTCGGTTTGCGCGGGTTGGGGGACGGGCGGAATCGCTGATCCTGATCTCGCCCCCCGTCTCGATCATCTCGCCTTGGGATCCCCCGCCGGCACCGATGAACGTGGGGATTGTCTACGGGTCTGAAGACGCTTTTTGTCTTCGAGACATCGTGGACGGATTGGCCGCCTCACTCGGCGCGAGGGTTCACGTGGTAGGCGGCGCGGATCATTTCTGGTCGGGCCGGGAGGGAGACATTCCGGCTGCTCTGGACGAGCTCCTTCCGCGGTTCCGGGCAGCTCAGTGA
- a CDS encoding DNA adenine methylase: MHVGIIMDGRGAARMTVYDPTRHAAARTDDYVFNQLIPYIGSKRKLLDLIQEAVGYVPVRHGETFLDLFAGSGVVSRFAKQLGFRVIANDWEPYTKPINTTYVACNQVPKFKRLRGYAAALEELNSLRPKKGWVTGHLCPRSDEKYDVSADRMFYMRKNGVRIDAIRSAIQEWRETGLINETEEACLLAPLLYQACYRSNTSGVFKGFHKGWGGQTQTALYRIATDLRLTPAVFHDNGFENAATCQDSESLAKEIKNEVAVAYLDPPYNQHPYGSNYHVLNSIALWDKPSVPNRITRGTKSAIRTDWRTKRRSAYNYRGETVAAYRNLVHSLKAHTILTSYSTDGLIPLEEILRANAERGRVDVVLRGYKRYRVSSQRFSRKPMNVEYIVVLDTRRRCRTSADELAGRVRREERQLLRNHPELRDSAASTAY, translated from the coding sequence ATGCACGTGGGAATCATCATGGATGGGCGCGGCGCGGCGCGAATGACGGTGTACGATCCGACGCGGCACGCGGCGGCGCGGACGGACGACTACGTTTTCAATCAGCTCATCCCTTATATCGGAAGCAAGCGGAAGCTCCTGGATCTCATTCAAGAGGCGGTGGGTTATGTTCCGGTTCGTCACGGTGAAACCTTCCTTGATCTTTTCGCCGGAAGCGGTGTCGTATCCCGATTCGCCAAGCAGCTCGGGTTCCGGGTGATCGCGAACGATTGGGAGCCGTACACAAAGCCCATCAACACGACTTACGTGGCCTGCAATCAAGTGCCAAAGTTCAAACGGCTCAGAGGTTATGCGGCAGCACTGGAAGAACTGAACTCGCTCCGCCCGAAAAAGGGATGGGTTACGGGGCATCTGTGCCCCAGGTCGGATGAAAAGTACGATGTCTCAGCCGACCGCATGTTCTATATGAGGAAAAACGGGGTTCGGATCGACGCGATCCGGTCCGCGATCCAGGAATGGCGGGAGACCGGGCTTATCAACGAGACAGAAGAAGCGTGTCTGCTCGCGCCGCTGCTGTACCAGGCGTGCTATCGAAGCAATACGAGCGGGGTGTTCAAGGGATTTCACAAGGGGTGGGGAGGTCAGACCCAAACGGCGCTCTATCGGATCGCCACGGACCTGCGGCTCACTCCCGCGGTGTTCCACGACAATGGGTTCGAGAACGCCGCGACGTGCCAGGATTCCGAGTCACTTGCCAAGGAGATCAAGAACGAGGTCGCGGTGGCCTATCTCGATCCGCCTTACAACCAACATCCGTACGGGAGCAACTACCATGTCCTGAACTCCATCGCCCTGTGGGACAAGCCCAGCGTTCCGAACCGGATCACACGGGGCACGAAATCGGCCATTCGGACCGACTGGCGGACAAAACGGCGGAGCGCCTACAATTATCGAGGTGAGACGGTCGCGGCGTATCGAAATTTGGTGCACTCGCTAAAAGCTCACACGATCTTGACGAGCTACAGTACGGACGGCCTGATCCCTTTGGAAGAGATTCTGCGGGCGAATGCAGAACGGGGCCGCGTGGATGTGGTGCTCCGCGGCTACAAGCGATACCGCGTCAGCTCTCAGCGATTCTCGCGGAAACCGATGAATGTCGAATACATCGTCGTGCTGGACACACGCCGCCGCTGCCGGACCTCCGCGGACGAACTGGCTGGTCGGGTTCGACGGGAGGAGAGGCAACTACTCAGGAACCACCCGGAGTTGAGAGATAGCGCCGCGTCCACGGCTTATTGA
- a CDS encoding aspartate aminotransferase family protein — MKFPAGGMSRERVLTTMKEMGAQDANWRDGRTWSLVFFAGQDVLDVIKEAHAMFMSENGLSPIAFPSLRRFEAEVVAMTASMLGGGPNAAGTMTSGGTESLLMTVKAARERARAERNVTQPEMILPITAHPAFQKAAHYFNVKPVYIPLRDDLRADVDAARKAVNGNTVLMVGSAPGYPHGVVDPIRELAAIAQETNISFHVDACLGGFLLPWVKKLGYAIPDFDLSVPGVTSISADIHKYGYAAKGASTIIYRDEALRRHQFFVHMDWPGGIYASPSMTGTRPGGAIAAAWAVMNYLGEEGYLRLAKTIMVTAHRLMNGIREIPELKLLGRPDMSVFAFNSDRLNVYQLGEEMEKRGWRLDRQQLPPSLHMMVTPAHETIVEPFLSDLKACVQTVKAAGDTPVTGQAALYGMVTSLSDKGPAREMVLDFLNQLLKPGD; from the coding sequence ATGAAATTCCCAGCCGGTGGAATGTCCCGCGAGCGCGTTCTCACCACCATGAAGGAGATGGGAGCCCAGGATGCCAACTGGAGAGACGGGCGAACGTGGAGCCTGGTTTTCTTCGCGGGGCAGGATGTTCTGGACGTCATCAAGGAAGCTCACGCCATGTTCATGTCCGAAAACGGGCTCAGTCCGATCGCGTTCCCGAGCCTGCGCCGGTTCGAAGCCGAGGTCGTGGCCATGACCGCTTCGATGCTGGGCGGCGGACCCAACGCCGCAGGCACGATGACCTCCGGTGGCACCGAGAGCCTCCTCATGACGGTGAAGGCGGCGCGGGAACGCGCACGGGCCGAGCGGAATGTGACTCAGCCTGAAATGATCCTCCCCATCACCGCGCATCCCGCGTTCCAAAAGGCTGCCCACTATTTCAACGTGAAGCCCGTCTACATCCCCCTTCGCGATGATCTCCGCGCCGATGTTGACGCCGCCCGCAAGGCGGTCAACGGGAATACGGTCCTCATGGTGGGTTCCGCTCCAGGCTATCCTCACGGCGTGGTCGATCCGATTCGGGAACTCGCCGCCATCGCACAGGAAACCAACATCAGCTTTCACGTGGACGCCTGCCTCGGCGGTTTCCTGCTCCCGTGGGTGAAAAAACTGGGATACGCCATCCCCGATTTCGATCTGAGCGTGCCCGGCGTCACGTCGATCTCCGCGGACATCCACAAGTACGGCTACGCCGCGAAAGGCGCCTCCACGATCATCTACCGCGACGAAGCTTTGCGACGACACCAGTTCTTCGTTCACATGGATTGGCCCGGCGGGATTTATGCGTCCCCCAGCATGACCGGCACGCGTCCGGGCGGTGCGATTGCCGCGGCATGGGCCGTAATGAATTACCTGGGGGAAGAGGGCTATCTCCGCCTCGCCAAGACAATCATGGTGACCGCCCATCGATTGATGAACGGGATCCGTGAAATTCCTGAATTGAAATTGCTCGGCCGGCCCGACATGAGCGTGTTTGCGTTCAATTCAGATCGCCTGAATGTGTATCAGCTCGGGGAAGAAATGGAAAAACGCGGCTGGAGGCTGGATCGGCAGCAATTGCCGCCAAGCCTCCACATGATGGTCACTCCGGCCCATGAAACCATCGTCGAACCTTTTCTCTCCGATCTGAAGGCCTGCGTGCAAACCGTGAAAGCTGCGGGAGATACGCCCGTCACAGGCCAGGCTGCATTATACGGAATGGTGACGTCGCTGTCCGACAAAGGCCCGGCGAGAGAAATGGTGCTGGATTTCCTGAACCAGCTCCTGAAACCGGGAGACTGA
- a CDS encoding sulfite exporter TauE/SafE family protein — protein sequence MSIPVLGIVAVAHAVETITGFGATIIALSAGAFFLPLDSLVVALVLVGWLQSLWLVARGFRHVEWKFLLYQVLPLCGIGFPLGIFGFAKFPQHHLKTALGLFVVAVAAMELLRLRREKVTSKELPFAARAGLLAAGGFFHGLFATGGPLVVYFASRAILDKSRFRSTLSALWLILNSILILSYLATSRLQREPALLAASLLPALAIGILAGEQLHSRVNEVVFRILVQVVLILTGAFLLA from the coding sequence TTGAGCATTCCCGTCCTCGGCATTGTTGCGGTTGCCCACGCCGTCGAAACGATCACCGGTTTCGGCGCGACGATCATCGCGCTGTCGGCCGGGGCGTTTTTTCTTCCTCTGGATTCGCTCGTTGTCGCCCTGGTCCTCGTGGGATGGCTCCAGAGTCTCTGGCTCGTAGCGCGTGGCTTCCGCCACGTGGAATGGAAGTTTCTCCTTTACCAGGTTCTCCCGCTCTGCGGAATCGGTTTCCCCTTGGGAATTTTCGGGTTCGCGAAATTCCCGCAGCACCACCTCAAGACGGCCCTCGGCCTCTTCGTCGTCGCGGTGGCCGCCATGGAACTCCTTCGACTCCGCCGGGAAAAGGTCACCTCCAAGGAACTCCCTTTTGCAGCTCGCGCGGGACTCCTCGCCGCCGGCGGTTTTTTTCATGGTCTATTCGCCACCGGTGGACCCCTGGTGGTGTACTTTGCCAGCCGGGCCATTCTGGACAAGTCGCGTTTCCGTTCGACGCTCTCCGCCCTCTGGCTCATTCTCAACTCCATTCTGATCCTTTCCTACCTCGCCACCTCGCGCCTTCAACGCGAACCCGCCCTTCTTGCCGCGTCGCTCCTGCCCGCGCTGGCGATCGGGATTCTGGCCGGCGAGCAGCTCCATTCGCGGGTGAACGAGGTGGTCTTCCGAATCCTGGTCCAGGTTGTCCTGATCTTGACCGGCGCTTTCCTGCTGGCATGA